In the Drosophila virilis strain 15010-1051.87 chromosome 4, Dvir_AGI_RSII-ME, whole genome shotgun sequence genome, tttaaatgtactCGTATTTGAAGCGGAATTAATGGCATCTGCATGAAAACAGAAacgtaattatttttttatttgcatcaAGTTTGTTGAAATGAGCATATTCCTTTATATACTCTATAATGCGTAATAATTTGTATAGCCCATTCCTGTTAAAAAGAATAGTAAGTAAAGGAAAAAGTTGAAAGGTAGGGTATTCTCTGAAGGCTACAGGGTATTCTTCTTAAATTAAGCACtctaatttataataatttttatagccCATGCccattaaattcaattgaaagtACAGGATATATTTGAAGGCTACAGGGTATTCTCTGGTCGAGCACATACAAATTAAGCACCCTCATACATAATAAATTGTATAGCCCATACCCATTAAAAAGGATTGAAAGTAAAGCAACTAGTTGAAGTGAAAAACGTATGTCACGCAACTGTGTACAGGGTGTTTACTAGTCGAGCACATTCAGTACTAAGCACAATCGAACATCCGCCAGCGAGTTCCCTTTTAACGTTTATTGTATGTATTTCTCTCTTACAGAAATGGAAATCATTCCTGAAGGTAGACACTTTCGTTTGGTGCATGAATCAGAGCTTTCAGAAATTTTGGTAACTTTAGAGCGCTATCTGCCGGAATCATTAAAGGTATGTCCCGGCCGTAGCTGCCACTTGAAatgcacacataaatattgGCCGTACAACTTGACAGACACGCCCACACAGCACAGGTAATTTAAGCAACAATTACCTTACCTGCACCAGGGCCAGCAGAACCATTGCCGGTAGACCGCACAGACATGCAATCCATCAGCTGACCTCTTTTCACAGTTTACGCCCGATTCAGTTCAATTTTGAACGACCTCGTCGCCTGCTCCGCGCCAGCTCACCAGCTCAGCTGGTTAACTTTTCAAGAATTCCAACTTCAATGAAGTTCGGGGTGTCGTTTTAAGTTTCGATTTTTTATGCAACACTTTTGGGCGGTGCTTCACACGTCAAAGCGAATACTTTTGGTGCCTACTATGCTTAAGGCAATTCTAGGGAGCAACTACAAAGACCTTGCCTATAAAGTCAGCAGAACGCTCAAAGACCTTGTCTATAAGGCCAGCCGTAATCCCAAGAAGTCCGAGGTCCACCATAGTTGCACCCAAATTTCTAATCAAGTTCCTGAAAAGGTTCTGATTCTGGGTCTTTGACAAAAAGATATTATAAATAGTATTATCTAAAAAGAAgtttaagttaatttaaaaGACTTGACATACTTTTGAACATATTCCAAGGAAATAGTCCattttaaattacataaatatcatATCTGCTAACCTGCTAACTTTTCCGCAGGCGCTCTTTCGTTCAACTgtcatttaattttgaaagcaAGCAGCTGAGTGTGACCATATACTATTTACTACATAATGCCAAAGGTGTTCGTTTTATGAAGCTTTTTGCAACACTGAAGTTAGCAAAGTTAGCGccaattttgaaaataaataaatgctagCAGCCCATCGACTAGGATATTgttagttttttataaaacacaaaaggGAACCCTTAGGAAATGCCTTATCTAAAATTCTTAACAGAGTTTAACATGTTCTTCAATTAACTTTGCAGTTTCATCAAACTATTAAAACGTACCTGAATGATCGTATTTGGgattttaagttttatgtTGCTAAAGATTGGCCCGAAAAACCGATAATATTACATTTTCCAGGATGCACGCTTACGGTAAGTAGAACTTTTTTGCTCTCAAAATGAtcgttttattaataattgctTCACAATTTCTTGTAGCCCCACAACAATATATACCAAacatttggcatattttgtCCATCCGCACAAATCGAACATGTCGATCTGATGCGCACCGAAGATGTACTTATAGATTGGCAGAAGCCATTGTACCTGAACTTTACGCACATCGCTATTATGAATCGCCTGGATGATTTCTATTCGAAAATTGGTCTAATGGAGCGACTGAGTGGTGATATCTATGTGTGCAACAAGCTGAATacggaactggagctggagcccCTGCCCGAGGATGCGGAGATGCGACTGCTGACATTGGACAATGTCCAGGGCATACACGATCTATATCCGGCCAATGAAATCGAATGCGTCAAATTATTTGATATACTCGTCCGTGTCCTGCCCGGTTTGGGTATATTCCGCAAGGATACAAACGAGCTGGCCGCATGGATGGTCCATTCATATTATGGCGCTATGTTTTCGATGCAAACACGTCCAGATTATCGACGCATGGGGTGAGTAATGATCGCTGTTGGGTGTCCAGCTTGGCCAGACTCTCACGAACCTCTCCACTTTTCAGTTATGGCATCCGTCTGGCCAAGGCGTTGACTCAGCTCGTCATCGAGCGCGGCTACACACCCTTCGTTGTCATACGTCCACAGAACGATGCGTCCAGGAATCTATATACAAAACTGGGCTATGTCAAGGCATACGAGACGTGCCGTGTGCGTATGACACCCGATTGCTATGAGGATAGCAC is a window encoding:
- the LOC6628507 gene encoding uncharacterized protein, translating into MEIIPEGRHFRLVHESELSEILVTLERYLPESLKFHQTIKTYLNDRIWDFKFYVAKDWPEKPIILHFPGCTLTPHNNIYQTFGIFCPSAQIEHVDLMRTEDVLIDWQKPLYLNFTHIAIMNRLDDFYSKIGLMERLSGDIYVCNKLNTELELEPLPEDAEMRLLTLDNVQGIHDLYPANEIECVKLFDILVRVLPGLGIFRKDTNELAAWMVHSYYGAMFSMQTRPDYRRMGYGIRLAKALTQLVIERGYTPFVVIRPQNDASRNLYTKLGYVKAYETCRVRMTPDCYEDSTVGTISNTSYAKFPPLPQGECVVPLRKHVPGESQTVDDEGIEDMLAEKCDISNEEARERKTTTDEGIGEDK